Proteins encoded in a region of the Candidatus Dadabacteria bacterium genome:
- a CDS encoding Hsp20/alpha crystallin family protein codes for MKYAVNLLEPANVFRNFASVFPRVFDSDAAESGRSPRVDIFDDGNNFVLSAELPGVSREDLDIDVKDNRLTIKGERKLENRTEKEGYLRVERSYGLFERSFFLDDNIERENITAEYKDGILCLTLPRKQDEPSKKIEIN; via the coding sequence ATGAAATACGCGGTGAATCTATTGGAGCCAGCCAACGTCTTTCGCAACTTCGCAAGCGTCTTCCCGAGGGTTTTTGATTCCGACGCGGCGGAGAGTGGCCGGAGTCCGAGAGTTGATATTTTTGACGACGGAAACAATTTCGTTTTATCGGCGGAACTTCCCGGGGTAAGCAGGGAAGACCTTGACATAGACGTAAAGGACAACCGGCTTACGATAAAGGGAGAAAGAAAGCTTGAGAACAGGACCGAGAAGGAAGGATACCTCAGGGTCGAGAGATCCTACGGACTGTTCGAGAGAAGTTTTTTCCTTGACGACAACATAGAGAGGGAAAACATAACGGCCGAGTACAAAGACGGCATCCTGTGCCTCACCCTACCGAGAAAGCAAGAT